A genomic region of Micromonospora sp. NBRC 110009 contains the following coding sequences:
- a CDS encoding spermidine synthase, giving the protein MGRRRGADRVVEQVDTGQAELVPDPDRPGSWTLLLDGAPQSHVDLTDPTHLEFEYVRRLAAAVDLVAPPGTPLRVLHLGGGALTLPRYVSATRPGSTQRVSEVDGALVELVRRALPWPSDPRLRVRVGDARATLTSSRDASYDLVVADVFAGARTPAHLTSVEYAAEVARVLRPDGCYLANLADGPPLRHARAQVATVRTVLPRACLVGDAAVLRGRRYGNLVLVASRVEPPVPELTRRAAGDWFPGRVVAGAELDRFAGGAPVVRDADATDSTPPPPGIFSVRR; this is encoded by the coding sequence ATGGGCCGCCGACGCGGCGCCGACCGGGTGGTCGAGCAGGTCGACACCGGGCAGGCCGAACTGGTGCCGGACCCGGACCGGCCGGGTTCCTGGACGCTGCTGCTGGACGGCGCCCCGCAGTCCCATGTGGACCTGACGGATCCGACCCACCTGGAGTTCGAGTACGTCCGGCGGCTGGCCGCCGCCGTCGACCTGGTCGCGCCGCCCGGCACGCCGCTGCGGGTGCTGCACCTGGGCGGGGGCGCGCTGACCCTGCCCCGATATGTCTCCGCCACCCGCCCGGGCTCCACCCAGCGGGTGTCCGAGGTGGACGGTGCGCTGGTGGAGCTGGTCCGCCGGGCGCTGCCCTGGCCGAGCGACCCGCGGCTGCGGGTGCGGGTGGGGGACGCCCGGGCCACCCTGACGTCCAGCCGGGACGCCAGCTACGACCTGGTCGTCGCGGACGTCTTCGCCGGCGCCCGCACCCCGGCCCACCTGACCTCGGTGGAGTATGCCGCCGAGGTGGCCCGGGTGCTCCGTCCCGACGGCTGCTACCTGGCCAACCTGGCCGACGGCCCGCCGCTGCGGCACGCCCGCGCCCAGGTTGCCACGGTGCGGACGGTGCTGCCCCGGGCCTGCCTGGTGGGGGACGCGGCGGTGCTGCGCGGCCGGCGGTACGGCAACCTGGTGCTGGTGGCGTCCCGGGTGGAGCCGCCGGTGCCGGAGCTGACCCGGCGCGCGGCCGGCGACTGGTTCCCCGGCCGGGTGGTGGCCGGGGCCGAGCTGGACCGGTTCGCCGGCGGCGCCCCGGTGGTCCGGGACGCCGACGCCACCGACTCCACCCCGCCACCGCCCGGAATTTTTTCCGTGCGTCGTTGA
- a CDS encoding anti-sigma factor family protein has translation MSRADHMDVAAYALGVLDPQDAERFEEHLATCWACAAELETMVPVVGLLSGIDGETMMALEQTHTDPALLDRTLMAVRRDRRRTRMRQLFATAAAVVAFGSLTGVGLATVFDDGGRIPQAEPTSSVPVPTAAPTTSSDPNGSGTGGNEHEGDEHRAIDPGTGVKTFMWLAKKEYGTQIDVQLAKLPGPRTCRLVVIRKNNTSEVVSTWSVPGTGYGTNSHSTPLELSASTSAPLDEISKIQVQSIDVGGIATPLVTVADI, from the coding sequence ATGAGCCGGGCAGATCACATGGATGTCGCCGCGTACGCGCTCGGCGTGCTGGACCCGCAGGACGCGGAGCGGTTCGAGGAGCATCTCGCCACCTGCTGGGCGTGCGCGGCCGAGTTGGAGACGATGGTCCCGGTGGTCGGCCTGCTCTCCGGCATCGACGGCGAGACGATGATGGCGCTGGAGCAGACCCACACGGATCCGGCGCTGCTGGACCGGACCCTGATGGCGGTCCGGCGGGACCGGCGGCGGACCCGGATGCGGCAGCTCTTCGCCACCGCGGCAGCGGTGGTGGCGTTCGGGAGCCTGACCGGGGTCGGCCTCGCCACGGTGTTCGACGACGGCGGGCGGATCCCGCAGGCCGAGCCCACGTCGAGCGTGCCCGTGCCCACCGCGGCGCCGACCACGTCGTCCGACCCGAACGGCTCGGGCACAGGGGGCAACGAGCACGAGGGCGACGAGCACCGGGCGATCGACCCGGGCACCGGGGTGAAGACCTTCATGTGGCTCGCGAAGAAGGAGTACGGCACGCAGATCGACGTGCAGCTGGCCAAGCTGCCCGGGCCGCGCACCTGCCGGCTGGTGGTGATCCGCAAGAACAACACCAGCGAGGTGGTGTCGACCTGGTCCGTGCCGGGCACCGGCTACGGGACGAACAGTCACAGCACCCCGCTGGAGCTGAGCGCGTCCACGTCGGCCCCGCTGGACGAAATCTCCAAGATCCAGGTGCAGTCGATCGACGTGGGCGGGATCGCCACTCCGCTGGTGACGGTGGCTGACATCTGA
- a CDS encoding COG4315 family predicted lipoprotein — protein MAHLKRTTVIVASAMVALTACAPAGYNGANSSAAEPVAVAAAEPTATAEPEATATADAPANEPAAPPADVRLTDQLVGKKLPRMGQVVTDQDGWVLYRFDKDSADPPQSNCVDKCAQVWPPALTDGNPQLQGVSDEKVGTVTRQDGTRQITIGGWPVYRYIGDKKPGQWKGQGVGGTWFVVDTNGRKNLTCLPTGTPKAVAPPASGGSDSGGSGYSY, from the coding sequence GTGGCACACCTGAAGCGGACGACCGTCATCGTCGCGAGCGCGATGGTCGCACTAACGGCCTGCGCCCCAGCGGGCTACAACGGGGCGAACTCGAGCGCGGCCGAGCCGGTCGCCGTCGCCGCGGCCGAGCCCACCGCGACGGCCGAACCGGAGGCCACCGCGACCGCGGACGCCCCCGCCAACGAGCCGGCCGCGCCCCCGGCCGACGTGCGGCTCACCGACCAGTTGGTCGGCAAGAAGCTGCCCCGGATGGGCCAGGTGGTGACCGACCAGGACGGCTGGGTCCTCTACCGCTTCGACAAGGACTCGGCCGACCCGCCGCAGTCCAACTGCGTGGACAAGTGCGCCCAGGTCTGGCCGCCCGCGCTGACCGACGGCAACCCCCAGCTGCAGGGCGTCTCCGACGAGAAGGTCGGCACGGTCACCCGCCAGGACGGCACCCGGCAGATCACCATCGGGGGCTGGCCGGTCTACCGCTACATCGGGGACAAGAAGCCCGGCCAGTGGAAGGGCCAGGGCGTCGGCGGCACCTGGTTCGTGGTCGACACGAACGGCAGGAAGAACCTGACCTGCCTGCCCACCGGCACGCCGAAGGCGGTCGCCCCGCCGGCCTCGGGCGGCTCGGACAGCGGCGGCTCCGGGTACTCGTACTGA
- a CDS encoding DUF7144 family membrane protein: MRAPQPAEAAPDGPGRPLLAGGLLVASGLIDVLSASATLAATPFLVLTPGGVYPVDITGWARLHLAIGVAVALTGLLAVTGRRGTAGLAVGCAALAIVVDILLLPYAPFRALLVAAVNGAAIRLLIRHRRAVRPGR, translated from the coding sequence ATGCGTGCACCGCAGCCGGCCGAGGCGGCTCCGGACGGGCCGGGCCGGCCATTGCTGGCCGGTGGCCTGCTGGTCGCCTCCGGCCTGATCGACGTGCTGAGCGCGTCCGCCACCCTCGCGGCGACGCCGTTCCTGGTGCTGACCCCGGGCGGCGTCTACCCGGTCGACATCACCGGCTGGGCCCGGCTGCACCTGGCGATCGGCGTCGCGGTGGCGCTCACCGGCCTGCTGGCCGTCACCGGCAGGCGTGGCACGGCCGGGCTCGCCGTCGGGTGTGCGGCGCTGGCGATCGTCGTGGACATCCTCCTGCTGCCGTACGCGCCGTTCCGGGCCCTCCTGGTGGCCGCGGTCAACGGGGCGGCCATCCGGCTGCTGATCCGCCACCGCCGGGCCGTCCGCCCGGGCCGGTGA
- a CDS encoding DUF1990 family protein, translated as MPELTYPEVGATRDGRLPAGYHHLRHRVRLPDGCFPTASEAVLGWRLHRAAGVVMRTGAPRAEAGVRVTPGLGVGPLRVWGPTEVVWAVAEPDRAGFGYGTLPGHPEVGEEAFLVLREAGGVFFEVTAFSRPARWWVRAAGPVARAVQQAYAWWLGRTLRRLCAAQ; from the coding sequence GTGCCCGAGCTGACGTACCCCGAGGTGGGGGCGACCCGCGACGGGCGCCTGCCGGCCGGCTACCACCACCTGCGCCACCGGGTCCGGCTGCCGGACGGCTGCTTCCCGACCGCCTCGGAGGCGGTGCTCGGCTGGCGGCTGCACCGGGCGGCGGGCGTGGTGATGCGCACCGGGGCGCCGCGCGCGGAGGCGGGGGTCCGGGTCACCCCGGGGCTCGGGGTCGGGCCGCTACGGGTCTGGGGCCCCACCGAGGTGGTCTGGGCGGTGGCGGAGCCGGACCGGGCCGGGTTCGGCTACGGCACGCTGCCCGGGCATCCCGAGGTCGGCGAGGAGGCGTTCCTGGTGCTGCGGGAGGCCGGCGGGGTCTTCTTCGAGGTGACCGCGTTCAGCCGCCCGGCCCGCTGGTGGGTGCGCGCGGCCGGGCCGGTCGCCCGGGCCGTCCAGCAGGCCTACGCCTGGTGGCTGGGGCGGACCCTGCGCCGGCTCTGCGCGGCTCAGTAG
- a CDS encoding sigma-70 family RNA polymerase sigma factor has protein sequence MHAVAAGWHGAVARPEWMFARAQPHSRASRSGRGVDARSADRQNDPVPPRPAPGRHQATSTEASHSDQLIRLLYAEHAGPLLMFVMRLTGGDRQRAEDIVQETLLRAWRNAHRLGIQGQGSLRPWLVTVARRIAIDEHRSEQARPAETYDRDLTAFAEADSTDRVLRTMTVADALRTLSQSHREILVATYFRGRTVPEAAEELGLPLGTAKSRVYYALRALRTALQERGVTE, from the coding sequence ATGCATGCGGTGGCGGCCGGCTGGCACGGCGCGGTGGCGAGGCCCGAGTGGATGTTCGCCCGGGCGCAGCCCCATTCGCGCGCGTCCCGGTCGGGCCGGGGGGTCGACGCCCGCTCCGCGGATCGCCAGAATGATCCGGTGCCGCCGCGACCGGCGCCCGGGCGCCACCAGGCGACGTCCACCGAGGCGAGTCATTCCGACCAGCTGATCCGGCTGTTGTACGCGGAGCATGCCGGGCCGCTGCTGATGTTCGTGATGCGGTTGACCGGTGGGGACCGGCAGCGCGCCGAGGACATCGTGCAGGAGACCCTGTTGCGGGCGTGGCGCAACGCGCACCGGCTGGGCATCCAGGGCCAGGGCTCGCTGCGCCCGTGGCTGGTGACGGTGGCCCGGCGGATCGCGATCGACGAGCACCGCAGCGAGCAGGCCCGGCCGGCCGAGACGTACGACCGGGATCTCACGGCGTTCGCCGAGGCGGACAGCACCGACCGGGTGCTGCGCACGATGACCGTGGCGGACGCGCTGCGCACGCTGAGCCAGTCGCACCGGGAGATCCTGGTGGCGACCTACTTCCGGGGGCGTACGGTGCCCGAGGCGGCCGAGGAGCTCGGTCTTCCGCTCGGCACCGCGAAGTCGCGCGTCTACTACGCGCTGCGCGCGCTGCGCACGGCTCTGCAGGAGAGGGGGGTGACGGAATGA
- a CDS encoding ATP-binding protein, which produces MTDDLLDGPGHGVGRVLGTADATPLTFWTAVAPGSYLQLDDVVVTRRELPDREPVTIAGVVTQVRARHEGAQFDSDVFAIADGTLPAQVQEAAEVTTTRVDPEFYVPPTPGAVVHRAEGDARARALHFDRMERRVPMGMGRDGVPVYLNADFLDGTRGAHVSISGISGVATKTSFATFLLYSVFRSGVLGGDAVNAKALIFNVKGEDLLFLDHPNARLDDDTRAGYAKLGLDAGAFPDVRVYAPPRVGDSSGTPDVSSRLTGVDSFYWTLSEFCADRLLPYVFADADDERQQYTMVVHSVAAHLARYAQPADGGVSIDGVRLGSYADLVDHIVEQLNDDETRGDWAGSAVGLGTVNAFARRLIGSKKDLGRLIRGDLATRRPHSINTAESAQVTVVDLHNLPDRAQRFVVGVTLKSEFERKEKAGTAKPLLFVVLDELNKYAPREGSSPIKEVLLDIAERGRSLGVILVGAQQTASEVERRIVTNSAIRVVGRLDPAEASRPEYGFLPPAQRQRALLAKPGTMFVNQPDIPVPLCLEFPFPAWATRVSEAGRAPSETLRSITQAADPFAVVGTGASDDDIPF; this is translated from the coding sequence ATGACCGACGACCTGCTCGACGGCCCCGGCCACGGGGTCGGCCGGGTGCTGGGCACCGCCGACGCCACCCCGCTCACCTTCTGGACCGCCGTCGCCCCCGGCAGCTACCTCCAGCTCGACGACGTGGTGGTCACCCGCCGCGAGCTGCCCGACCGGGAGCCGGTGACCATCGCCGGCGTGGTCACCCAGGTGCGCGCGCGGCACGAGGGGGCGCAGTTCGACTCCGACGTCTTCGCCATCGCCGACGGCACCCTGCCGGCCCAGGTGCAGGAGGCCGCCGAGGTCACCACCACCCGGGTCGACCCCGAGTTCTACGTGCCGCCCACCCCCGGCGCGGTGGTGCACCGGGCCGAGGGTGACGCCCGCGCCCGGGCGCTGCACTTCGACCGGATGGAGCGGCGCGTCCCGATGGGCATGGGCCGCGACGGCGTCCCGGTCTACCTCAACGCCGATTTCCTCGACGGCACCCGGGGCGCGCACGTCTCCATCTCCGGCATCTCCGGCGTGGCCACCAAGACCAGCTTCGCCACCTTCCTGCTCTACTCGGTCTTCCGGTCCGGGGTGCTCGGCGGCGACGCGGTGAACGCCAAGGCGCTGATCTTCAACGTCAAGGGCGAGGACCTGCTCTTCCTCGACCATCCCAACGCCCGGCTCGACGACGACACCCGGGCCGGCTACGCCAAGCTCGGCCTCGACGCGGGCGCCTTCCCGGACGTACGGGTGTATGCGCCGCCCCGGGTCGGCGACTCCTCCGGCACGCCGGACGTGAGCAGCCGGCTCACCGGGGTGGACAGCTTCTACTGGACGCTGAGCGAGTTCTGCGCCGACCGGCTGCTGCCCTACGTCTTCGCCGACGCCGACGACGAGCGGCAGCAGTACACGATGGTGGTCCACTCGGTCGCCGCCCACCTGGCCCGCTACGCCCAGCCCGCGGACGGCGGGGTGAGCATCGACGGGGTCCGGCTCGGCTCCTACGCCGACCTGGTCGACCACATCGTCGAGCAGCTCAACGACGACGAGACCCGGGGCGACTGGGCGGGCAGCGCGGTCGGCCTGGGCACGGTCAACGCGTTCGCCCGCCGGCTGATCGGCAGCAAGAAGGACCTGGGCCGGCTGATCCGGGGCGACCTGGCCACCCGCCGCCCGCACTCGATCAACACCGCCGAGAGCGCCCAGGTCACCGTCGTCGACCTGCACAACCTGCCGGACCGGGCGCAGCGCTTCGTGGTCGGCGTGACGCTCAAGAGCGAGTTCGAGCGCAAGGAGAAGGCCGGCACCGCCAAGCCGCTGCTCTTCGTCGTCCTCGACGAGCTCAACAAGTACGCCCCGCGCGAGGGCTCCTCCCCGATCAAGGAGGTGCTGCTGGACATCGCCGAGCGGGGCCGCTCCCTCGGGGTGATCCTGGTCGGCGCGCAGCAGACCGCCAGCGAGGTGGAGCGGCGGATCGTCACCAACTCGGCGATCCGGGTGGTCGGCCGGCTCGACCCGGCCGAGGCGTCCCGCCCGGAATACGGCTTCCTCCCGCCCGCCCAGCGGCAGCGGGCGCTGCTGGCCAAGCCGGGCACCATGTTCGTCAACCAGCCCGACATCCCGGTCCCGCTCTGCCTGGAGTTCCCCTTCCCGGCCTGGGCCACCCGGGTCTCCGAGGCCGGCCGGGCGCCGTCGGAGACGCTGCGCTCGATCACCCAGGCGGCCGACCCGTTCGCCGTGGTGGGCACCGGCGCTTCCGACGACGACATCCCGTTCTGA
- a CDS encoding AAA family ATPase, which yields MRPMRLDLAGFTVFREETTVDFTDADFFALVGPTGSGKSTVLDAICFALYGTVPRWGGTRGLANALAPSATEARVRLVFESAGDRYVATRVVRRDGRGAVKTANAGLQLMPPGFDVTKLDTGLSPDDLGEVVAGTPAEMEQAVLAAVGLPYEQFTSCVVLPQGQFADFLHAKPATRQQILVNLLGLGIYEEVQKRATERAGQAEAKLEAVDKMLGGLADVDDATLAAAQERVDRVRELAGAVAAAVPELERARATAREQAAALAALDAELAVLAGVRPPDGITELARAVAAARGAADEAAAAVGLAEEREEKLRGELAGAGDESALRLLLRTHGDRERLTGELAAVAAAVAAAQTEHDAGAGALAQARAAAERAEVELDAAFRAHEEAKATDQAVALRAHLVEGAPCPVCEQVVPRVPAVPEGSAVARAVAAGKAARATSEAAKRVVQERDAAARELDRVLLRARTEHDQLTARLAELDGQLADAAAPETLREALAEHARLRRALEEAAGAVRAGRDAARRARSALDGAQDRLRRAWRDFDAVRDGLARFGPPAADREDVAAAWAALAGWAGEEADRRRVDRPGLAAAVGAAETAAGEVAERIAGLFATAGLDSGDDPLRDAAVAVERAEAELRRLAERREQAAELREQRAGHERAARVARALAGHLRANNFERWLLAEALDLLVDGASRILRELSGGQYDLVHDKGEFFVVDHHDAGLRRGVRTLSGGETFQASLALALALSEQLAGMSTTAASLESIVLDEGFGTLDAATLDTVAATLENLAARGDRMVGVVTHVPALAERIPVRFEVRKDARTARVERTGL from the coding sequence ATGCGACCGATGCGACTGGACCTGGCCGGCTTCACCGTGTTCCGCGAGGAGACCACCGTCGACTTCACCGACGCGGACTTCTTCGCGCTGGTCGGGCCGACCGGCTCCGGCAAGTCGACGGTGCTCGACGCGATCTGCTTCGCCCTCTACGGCACCGTGCCCCGCTGGGGCGGCACCCGGGGCCTGGCCAACGCCCTGGCACCGTCGGCCACCGAGGCGCGGGTGCGGCTGGTCTTCGAGTCCGCCGGCGACCGCTACGTGGCGACCCGGGTGGTCCGCCGGGACGGCCGGGGCGCGGTCAAGACCGCCAACGCCGGGCTCCAGCTGATGCCTCCCGGGTTCGACGTCACCAAGCTCGACACCGGGCTCAGCCCGGACGACCTCGGCGAGGTGGTGGCCGGCACCCCCGCCGAGATGGAGCAGGCGGTGCTGGCGGCGGTCGGGCTGCCGTACGAGCAGTTCACCAGCTGCGTGGTGCTGCCGCAGGGGCAGTTCGCCGACTTCCTGCACGCCAAGCCGGCCACCCGGCAGCAGATCCTGGTCAACCTGCTCGGGCTCGGCATCTACGAGGAGGTGCAGAAGCGGGCCACCGAGCGCGCCGGCCAGGCCGAGGCGAAGCTGGAGGCGGTCGACAAGATGCTCGGCGGGCTCGCCGACGTCGACGACGCCACGCTGGCGGCGGCGCAGGAGCGGGTCGACCGGGTGCGGGAGCTGGCCGGGGCGGTGGCGGCGGCCGTACCGGAGCTGGAGCGGGCCCGGGCCACGGCGCGCGAGCAGGCCGCGGCGCTGGCGGCGCTGGATGCGGAGCTGGCGGTGCTGGCCGGGGTCCGGCCGCCGGACGGGATCACCGAGCTGGCCCGGGCGGTGGCCGCGGCGCGCGGGGCGGCCGACGAGGCCGCGGCGGCCGTCGGGCTCGCCGAGGAGCGCGAGGAGAAGCTGCGCGGCGAGCTGGCCGGGGCCGGCGACGAGAGCGCGCTGCGGCTGCTGCTCAGGACGCACGGCGACCGGGAGCGGCTGACCGGCGAGCTGGCGGCGGTGGCCGCGGCGGTGGCCGCGGCGCAGACCGAGCACGACGCGGGGGCCGGGGCGCTCGCGCAGGCCCGGGCGGCCGCCGAGCGGGCCGAGGTGGAGTTGGACGCGGCGTTCCGGGCGCACGAGGAGGCGAAGGCCACCGACCAGGCGGTGGCGTTGCGGGCGCACCTGGTCGAGGGCGCCCCCTGCCCGGTCTGCGAGCAGGTGGTCCCCCGGGTGCCGGCGGTGCCCGAGGGGTCGGCGGTGGCCCGGGCGGTCGCGGCCGGCAAGGCGGCCCGGGCGACCAGCGAGGCGGCGAAGCGGGTGGTGCAGGAGCGCGACGCCGCCGCCCGCGAGCTGGACCGGGTGCTGCTGCGCGCCCGGACCGAGCACGACCAGCTCACGGCCCGGCTGGCCGAGCTGGACGGGCAGCTCGCCGACGCCGCCGCGCCGGAGACGCTGCGCGAGGCGCTGGCCGAGCACGCCCGGCTGCGCCGCGCGCTGGAGGAGGCGGCGGGGGCGGTGCGCGCCGGCCGGGACGCGGCCCGCCGGGCCCGGAGCGCGCTCGACGGCGCGCAGGATCGGCTCCGCCGCGCCTGGCGCGACTTCGACGCCGTCCGGGACGGGCTGGCCCGGTTCGGCCCGCCCGCCGCCGACCGGGAGGACGTGGCCGCCGCCTGGGCGGCGCTGGCCGGCTGGGCCGGCGAGGAGGCCGATCGGCGGCGGGTCGACCGCCCCGGGCTGGCCGCCGCGGTCGGGGCGGCCGAGACGGCCGCGGGTGAGGTCGCGGAGCGGATCGCCGGGCTCTTCGCCACCGCCGGGCTCGACTCCGGCGACGACCCGCTGCGCGACGCCGCGGTGGCGGTGGAGCGGGCCGAGGCGGAGCTGCGCCGGCTGGCGGAGCGCCGGGAGCAGGCCGCCGAGCTGCGCGAGCAGCGGGCCGGTCACGAGCGGGCGGCCCGGGTGGCCCGGGCCCTGGCCGGGCACCTGCGGGCCAACAACTTCGAGCGCTGGCTGCTGGCCGAGGCGCTGGACCTGCTGGTCGACGGCGCCTCGCGGATCCTGCGGGAGCTCTCGGGCGGCCAGTACGACCTGGTGCACGACAAGGGCGAGTTCTTCGTCGTCGACCACCACGACGCCGGGCTGCGCCGGGGCGTGCGCACCCTCTCCGGCGGCGAGACGTTCCAGGCGTCGCTGGCCCTGGCGCTCGCGCTGTCCGAGCAGCTCGCCGGGATGTCGACCACCGCGGCGAGCCTGGAGTCGATCGTCCTGGACGAGGGCTTCGGCACGCTGGACGCGGCCACCCTGGACACCGTCGCGGCCACCCTGGAGAACCTGGCCGCCCGGGGCGACCGGATGGTCGGCGTGGTCACCCACGTGCCGGCGCTCGCCGAGCGGATCCCGGTCCGCTTCGAGGTCCGCAAGGACGCCCGCACGGCCCGCGTCGAGCGGACCGGGCTGTGA
- a CDS encoding DNA-3-methyladenine glycosylase family protein, protein MTSPAARRTLRPPAGYRLAPSVRGLTFSPYDPCARVVAGTFWWATRTPAGPATLALRPAAGELVAEGYGPGAEQVVEQADGVAGLRDDLTGFADLAAAHPLVARLARDHHGLRMPATGQVFPRVLRAVLEQKVTGKEAYRAYAATVRYFREPAPGPLQPLLLPPTAAAVAAAPYWVFHPFGVEQRRADTLRRAAAVADRLERCADAAEATRRLTAIPGIGPWTAAEVVRIAYGDPDAVSVGDYHIPNTVAWALAGEPRGDDARMLALLEPFRGHRGRVCLLLEAAGIQAPRYGPRATIRSFARY, encoded by the coding sequence GTGACCTCCCCCGCCGCCCGCCGGACGCTGCGCCCACCGGCCGGTTACCGACTGGCCCCGTCGGTGCGCGGGCTCACCTTCAGCCCGTACGACCCGTGCGCCCGGGTCGTCGCCGGCACCTTCTGGTGGGCCACCCGCACCCCGGCCGGACCGGCCACCCTCGCGCTGCGCCCCGCCGCCGGGGAACTCGTGGCCGAGGGGTACGGCCCGGGCGCCGAGCAGGTGGTCGAGCAGGCCGACGGGGTCGCCGGGCTCCGCGACGACCTGACCGGCTTCGCCGACCTCGCGGCGGCGCACCCGCTGGTGGCCCGGCTGGCCCGGGACCACCACGGGCTGCGGATGCCGGCCACCGGGCAGGTCTTCCCCCGGGTGCTGCGGGCCGTGCTGGAACAGAAGGTCACCGGCAAGGAGGCGTACCGGGCGTACGCCGCGACCGTCCGGTACTTCCGGGAGCCGGCGCCCGGGCCGCTGCAACCGCTGCTGCTGCCGCCCACCGCGGCGGCCGTGGCGGCCGCACCATACTGGGTCTTCCACCCGTTCGGCGTGGAGCAGCGCCGGGCCGACACGCTGCGCCGCGCGGCCGCCGTCGCGGACCGGCTGGAACGCTGCGCCGACGCCGCCGAGGCGACCCGCCGGCTCACCGCGATCCCCGGGATCGGGCCGTGGACCGCCGCCGAGGTGGTCCGGATCGCGTACGGCGACCCGGACGCGGTCAGCGTCGGCGACTACCACATCCCCAACACGGTGGCCTGGGCCCTCGCCGGCGAGCCGCGCGGCGACGACGCCCGGATGCTGGCCCTGCTGGAGCCGTTCCGGGGGCACCGCGGCCGGGTCTGCCTGCTGCTGGAGGCGGCCGGCATCCAGGCGCCCCGGTACGGCCCCAGGGCGACCATCCGCTCGTTCGCGCGCTACTGA
- a CDS encoding exonuclease SbcCD subunit D, translating into MKILHTSDWHVGKVLKGQSRAEEHKQVLAQVIEIARAERPDLVIVAGDLYDTAAPTPEATRLVTRALTALRRTGADVVAIGGNHDNGPALDALRPWAEAAGITLRGSVRDSPAEHVIDGVTAGGERWQLAALPFLSQRYAVRAVEMYELTAAEANQTYADHLGRVLARLAEGFTEPDRVHLVTAHLTVVGASTGGGERDAHTVLGYAVPATVFPGNAHYVALGHLHRSQRVIGPCPVRYSGSPLAVDFGEQENVGSVTIVEVTATTAAQIREVPVPGATPLRTVRGTLAQLAELDAPEGWLRVYVREQPRAGLREEVQELLPRALEIRIDPELVPTPGSGTRTAQRAGRSPRELFADYLGSRGHVDEGVQELFDELLEEADR; encoded by the coding sequence GTGAAGATCCTGCACACCTCCGACTGGCACGTCGGCAAGGTCCTGAAGGGGCAGTCCCGCGCCGAGGAGCACAAGCAGGTGCTCGCCCAGGTGATCGAGATCGCCAGGGCCGAGCGGCCCGACCTGGTCATCGTGGCCGGCGATCTCTACGACACCGCCGCACCCACCCCGGAGGCGACCCGGCTGGTCACCCGGGCGCTGACCGCGCTCCGGCGCACGGGCGCGGACGTGGTGGCGATCGGCGGCAACCACGACAACGGCCCAGCCCTCGACGCGCTGCGCCCCTGGGCCGAGGCGGCCGGCATCACGCTGCGCGGCAGCGTCCGGGACAGCCCGGCCGAGCACGTCATCGACGGGGTCACCGCCGGCGGTGAGCGCTGGCAGCTCGCCGCGCTGCCCTTCCTCTCCCAGCGGTACGCCGTCCGCGCCGTGGAGATGTACGAGCTGACCGCCGCCGAGGCCAACCAGACGTACGCCGACCACCTCGGCCGGGTCCTCGCCCGGCTCGCCGAGGGCTTCACCGAGCCGGACCGGGTGCACCTGGTCACCGCGCACCTGACCGTGGTCGGGGCGAGCACCGGCGGCGGCGAGCGGGACGCGCACACCGTCCTCGGCTACGCGGTGCCGGCCACCGTCTTCCCCGGCAACGCCCACTACGTGGCGCTGGGCCACCTGCACCGCTCGCAGCGGGTCATCGGTCCCTGCCCGGTCCGCTACAGCGGCAGCCCGCTCGCCGTCGACTTCGGCGAGCAGGAGAACGTCGGCTCGGTGACGATCGTCGAGGTGACCGCGACCACGGCCGCCCAGATCCGCGAGGTGCCGGTTCCCGGGGCCACCCCGTTGCGCACGGTCCGGGGCACCCTGGCCCAGCTCGCCGAGCTCGACGCCCCCGAGGGCTGGCTGCGCGTCTACGTCCGCGAGCAGCCCCGCGCCGGGCTGCGCGAGGAGGTGCAGGAGCTGCTGCCCCGGGCGCTGGAGATCCGGATCGACCCGGAGCTGGTGCCCACCCCCGGCAGCGGCACCCGCACCGCCCAGCGGGCCGGCCGCTCGCCGCGCGAGCTCTTCGCCGACTACCTGGGCAGCCGGGGCCATGTCGACGAGGGCGTCCAGGAGCTCTTCGACGAACTGCTCGAGGAGGCCGATCGCTGA